From Pseudomonas sp. G.S.17, the proteins below share one genomic window:
- the bluB gene encoding 5,6-dimethylbenzimidazole synthase, giving the protein MNDQAFSADERAAVYRAIAERRDMRHFSGGTVAPELLARLLGAAHQAPSVGLMQPWRFIRITDRALRSQIKAQVEQERMRTAEAMGERADDFMKLKVEGIDDCAEVLVAALMDDREKHIFGRRTLPEMDLASLSCAIQNLWLAARAEGLGMGWVSLFEPQALADLLNMPAGAKPLAVLCLGPVSEFYPAPMLVMEGWTQERPLDEMLYENQWGVRQ; this is encoded by the coding sequence ATGAATGACCAAGCCTTCAGCGCCGATGAGCGCGCTGCGGTGTATCGCGCCATTGCCGAACGCCGGGACATGCGTCACTTCAGCGGCGGTACGGTCGCGCCGGAACTGCTGGCGCGGCTGCTCGGTGCGGCGCATCAGGCGCCCAGTGTCGGCTTGATGCAGCCGTGGCGTTTTATTCGCATTACCGACCGGGCCTTGCGTTCGCAGATCAAGGCGCAGGTCGAGCAGGAACGGATGCGCACCGCCGAAGCGATGGGCGAGCGTGCCGACGATTTCATGAAGCTCAAGGTCGAGGGCATCGACGATTGCGCGGAAGTGCTGGTCGCGGCGCTGATGGATGATCGTGAGAAACACATCTTTGGCCGCCGCACGTTACCGGAAATGGACCTGGCTTCGTTGTCTTGCGCCATTCAGAACCTGTGGCTGGCGGCCCGGGCCGAAGGGCTGGGCATGGGCTGGGTGTCGTTGTTCGAACCCCAGGCGTTGGCTGATCTGTTGAACATGCCGGCCGGTGCCAAGCCGCTGGCGGTGCTGTGCCTGGGGCCGGTCAGCGAATTTTACCCGGCACCGATGCTGGTCATGGAAGGCTGGACGCAAGAACGTCCGCTCGACGAAATGCTCTACGAGAATCAATGGGGAGTCAGGCAATGA
- a CDS encoding cobyrinate a,c-diamide synthase produces MSEPRHCPAVLIAAPASGQGKTTVTAALARLHRNQGRKVRVFKCGPDFLDPMILERASGAPVYQLDLWMVGADESRRLLWQAAGEADLILIEGVMGLFDGTPSSADLARYFGVPVLGVIDGTAMAQTFGALALGLARYQPDLPFAGVLANRVGTVRHAQLLEGSLTEGLRWYGALSRETGIELPSRHLGLVQASELNDLDLRLDAAAAALASTCEVELPPAVTFAAPDLVPAEPLLEGVTIAVAHDEAFAFTYGASLDLLRAMGAQLVFFSPIRDSVLPPADSLYLPGGYPELHHLALSQNASMLNAIRQHHQAGKPLLAECGGMLYLLDALTDVDGQRAELVGLLAGEAVMQKRLAALALQTVALPEGELRGHTYHHSLTSTELQPIARGISPNGGRGAEAVYRDGRMTASYVHFYFPSNPQAVAALFKP; encoded by the coding sequence GTGAGTGAACCGCGTCATTGTCCGGCGGTTCTGATCGCCGCACCGGCTTCCGGCCAGGGCAAAACCACCGTCACCGCCGCGCTGGCCCGTTTGCATCGCAATCAGGGCCGCAAGGTTCGCGTGTTCAAGTGCGGCCCGGATTTTCTCGACCCGATGATTCTGGAGCGCGCCAGCGGTGCGCCTGTTTATCAGCTGGATTTGTGGATGGTCGGTGCCGATGAAAGCCGCCGCCTGTTGTGGCAGGCGGCGGGTGAAGCCGACCTGATCCTGATCGAAGGCGTGATGGGCCTGTTTGACGGCACGCCTTCCAGCGCAGATCTGGCGCGTTATTTCGGCGTACCGGTGCTGGGCGTCATCGATGGCACGGCCATGGCCCAGACCTTCGGCGCGCTGGCGTTGGGTCTGGCGCGCTATCAGCCGGACCTGCCGTTCGCTGGCGTTCTGGCCAACCGGGTCGGCACCGTACGGCATGCGCAATTGCTCGAAGGCAGCCTCACCGAAGGCCTGCGCTGGTACGGCGCGTTGTCTCGGGAAACCGGGATCGAACTGCCAAGCCGGCATCTGGGACTGGTGCAGGCCAGCGAGCTGAATGATCTGGATCTGCGTCTGGATGCCGCCGCCGCAGCGCTGGCCAGCACTTGCGAAGTTGAACTGCCGCCTGCGGTGACCTTCGCCGCGCCGGACCTTGTCCCGGCCGAACCTTTGCTGGAAGGCGTGACCATTGCCGTCGCCCATGACGAAGCCTTTGCGTTCACTTACGGCGCCAGCCTGGATCTGCTGCGCGCCATGGGTGCGCAGCTGGTGTTCTTCTCGCCGATCCGCGATTCAGTGCTGCCGCCTGCCGACAGCCTGTATCTGCCCGGTGGTTACCCGGAACTGCACCACCTGGCCTTGAGCCAGAACGCGTCGATGCTTAACGCAATTCGCCAGCATCATCAGGCGGGCAAACCGTTGCTGGCCGAGTGTGGCGGCATGTTGTATCTGCTGGACGCCTTGACCGATGTCGACGGCCAGCGCGCCGAGCTGGTGGGCTTGCTCGCCGGTGAAGCGGTCATGCAAAAGCGTCTCGCCGCATTGGCGCTGCAAACAGTCGCGCTGCCGGAAGGCGAGCTGCGCGGCCATACCTATCACCATTCGCTGACCAGCACCGAATTGCAGCCCATCGCCCGCGGCATCAGCCCCAACGGCGGGCGCGGCGCGGAAGCGGTCTATCGCGACGGGCGTATGACGGCGTCCTACGTGCACTTTTATTTCCCATCCAATCCTCAAGCGGTTGCGGCGCTTTTCAAGCCATGA
- the cobO gene encoding cob(I)yrinic acid a,c-diamide adenosyltransferase: MNESPERDERHLARMLRKKAVMDERIASAPNECGLLLVLTGNGKGKSSSAFGMLARAMGHGMQCGVVQFIKGSNSTGEEFFFRRFPEQVRYHVMGEGYTWETQDRQRDIAAAEAAWEVSLEMLRDPAIGMVILDELNIALKHGYLDIERVLGDLQARPPMQHVIVTGRGAKPEMIDMADTVSEITVVKHAFQAGIRAQKGIEL; the protein is encoded by the coding sequence ATGAACGAATCCCCCGAACGTGACGAACGCCATTTGGCGCGCATGCTGCGCAAAAAAGCCGTGATGGACGAGCGTATCGCCAGCGCACCCAATGAATGCGGGCTGTTGCTGGTTCTGACCGGTAACGGCAAAGGCAAAAGCAGTTCTGCATTCGGCATGTTGGCCCGGGCAATGGGCCACGGCATGCAGTGCGGCGTCGTGCAGTTCATCAAAGGCAGCAACAGCACCGGCGAGGAGTTCTTCTTCCGGCGTTTCCCCGAGCAGGTTCGCTATCACGTGATGGGCGAGGGCTACACTTGGGAAACCCAGGACCGCCAGCGTGATATCGCCGCCGCCGAAGCCGCGTGGGAAGTTTCCCTGGAAATGCTGCGTGATCCGGCCATTGGTATGGTGATCCTCGACGAACTGAATATCGCCCTCAAGCACGGTTATCTGGACATCGAGCGGGTGCTTGGCGACCTGCAAGCCCGCCCGCCGATGCAGCACGTGATCGTCACCGGCCGTGGCGCCAAACCGGAAATGATCGACATGGCCGATACCGTGTCTGAAATCACCGTGGTCAAACATGCCTTCCAGGCCGGTATCCGCGCGCAAAAAGGCATCGAGTTGTGA
- a CDS encoding sorbosone dehydrogenase family protein, with protein sequence MFTLRPQFAVLLLVAGGLAACGESSTLQVTDGTGPSPKLPEPNKTLIPTVNIAPAVGWEKDAKPIAAKGTQVAAFAEHLDHPRWLYVLPNGDVLVAETNSPPKPDDNKGVRGWVMGKVMGRAGAGVPSPNRITLLRDKDHDGVAETRTVFLENLNSPFGMTLVGNKLYVADTDRLISFPYQEGQTSISAQPTKVVDLPGGTLNHHWTKNVIASKDGSKLYVTVGSNSNVAENGLAAEEGRAAIWEVDAASGSHRIFASGLRNPNGMDWEPTTGKLWTAVNERDEIGSDLVPDYITSVQDGAFYGWPFSYYGQHVDVRVTPQNPELVAKAIAPDYAVGPHTASLGLVFADGKTLPAPFNEGVFIGQHGSWNRKPHSGYKVLFVPFSGGKPSGAPIDLLTGFLNADEKAQGRPVGVVNDHQGGLLVADDVGNKIWRVTAATAQ encoded by the coding sequence ATGTTTACGCTCAGACCACAGTTCGCGGTTTTGCTACTGGTTGCGGGAGGCCTGGCGGCCTGCGGCGAATCTTCGACCCTGCAAGTCACCGACGGCACCGGGCCGTCCCCCAAGTTGCCGGAACCGAACAAGACGCTGATCCCGACCGTCAACATAGCGCCGGCGGTGGGCTGGGAAAAAGACGCCAAGCCTATCGCCGCCAAAGGCACGCAGGTCGCCGCTTTTGCCGAGCATCTGGACCACCCGCGCTGGCTGTACGTGCTGCCTAATGGCGACGTGCTGGTAGCGGAAACCAATTCGCCGCCCAAGCCTGACGATAATAAAGGCGTTCGCGGCTGGGTTATGGGCAAGGTCATGGGCCGCGCCGGCGCCGGTGTTCCAAGCCCGAATCGCATCACCTTGCTGCGCGACAAGGACCACGACGGCGTTGCCGAAACCCGCACGGTATTCCTGGAAAACCTCAACTCGCCGTTCGGCATGACGCTGGTGGGCAACAAGCTGTATGTGGCCGACACCGACCGCCTCATCAGCTTCCCGTATCAGGAAGGCCAGACCTCGATCAGCGCGCAGCCGACCAAAGTCGTCGATCTGCCCGGCGGCACGCTGAATCACCACTGGACCAAGAACGTTATCGCCAGCAAGGACGGCAGCAAGCTGTATGTGACGGTCGGCTCCAACAGCAACGTCGCCGAGAACGGCCTGGCCGCCGAAGAAGGTCGCGCGGCGATCTGGGAAGTGGACGCCGCGAGTGGCTCCCACCGCATCTTTGCGTCGGGCTTGCGCAACCCCAACGGCATGGATTGGGAACCCACCACCGGCAAACTCTGGACGGCGGTCAACGAGCGTGACGAAATCGGCAGCGATCTGGTGCCGGATTACATCACCTCAGTGCAGGACGGGGCTTTCTACGGCTGGCCGTTCAGCTACTATGGCCAGCATGTGGACGTGCGCGTGACGCCGCAGAATCCGGAATTGGTGGCCAAGGCCATCGCCCCGGACTACGCAGTCGGTCCGCATACCGCGTCACTTGGCCTGGTGTTCGCCGATGGCAAGACGTTGCCGGCGCCGTTCAATGAAGGCGTGTTCATCGGCCAGCATGGCTCCTGGAACCGCAAACCGCACAGCGGCTACAAAGTCCTGTTCGTGCCATTCAGCGGCGGCAAGCCAAGCGGCGCGCCGATTGACCTGCTGACCGGCTTCCTGAATGCCGACGAAAAAGCCCAGGGTCGCCCGGTCGGCGTGGTCAATGATCATCAGGGTGGTTTGCTGGTGGCGGATGACGTGGGGAACAAGATCTGGCGGGTGACTGCGGCGACGGCGCAATAA
- a CDS encoding C40 family peptidase, with product MSITIRLAVITLAALLGACASAPPPPQPRIVQRPVLAAPPEVFSPAIEDVMFRALGLVGTPYHWGGNTPDSGFDCSGLIGYVYRDAAGIALPRSTRDMIGMRAPNVGREQLQTGDLVFFATGGGSQVSHAGIYVGEGRFVHAPATGGTVKLDSLDKPYWQRAYLNAKRVIQPSSLARNP from the coding sequence ATGTCGATTACGATACGCCTCGCGGTCATTACTCTTGCTGCCTTGCTCGGCGCGTGCGCCAGCGCGCCTCCGCCTCCTCAGCCCCGGATCGTTCAGCGCCCGGTGCTTGCGGCGCCCCCCGAAGTTTTCTCCCCGGCTATCGAAGACGTGATGTTTCGCGCTCTCGGTCTGGTCGGCACGCCTTATCACTGGGGCGGCAACACTCCTGATTCCGGTTTTGATTGCAGCGGTCTGATCGGTTACGTCTACCGTGACGCGGCAGGCATTGCGCTGCCTCGTTCGACCCGCGACATGATCGGCATGCGTGCGCCGAACGTGGGCCGTGAACAATTGCAGACCGGCGACCTGGTGTTCTTCGCCACTGGCGGTGGTTCGCAGGTCAGCCATGCGGGGATTTACGTCGGGGAAGGGCGTTTCGTGCATGCGCCAGCCACGGGCGGCACGGTCAAGCTGGACAGCCTCGACAAGCCGTATTGGCAGCGCGCTTACCTGAACGCCAAGCGCGTGATTCAGCCGTCGAGTCTGGCGCGTAATCCGTAA
- a CDS encoding C40 family peptidase: MLARFAPLVPLALVSLLFGCSANMPVSQQDTQQQQYKTQITAQSSVSRSDRSVLQEELATEAELAQFADNKPYQLPVLADSILERGKSLIGTRYRFGGTSTSTGFDCSGFIGYLFREKAGMSLPRSSRDMINIDAPLVKRDDLEPGDLLFFSTAGRGRVSHAAIYLGDNQFIHSSSRRSGGVRVDSLDDVYWSKTFIEAKRALAMESPNIAPQTTAMTTTTLKRHK, translated from the coding sequence ATGCTAGCTCGCTTCGCACCCCTCGTGCCTCTCGCACTCGTATCACTACTGTTCGGTTGCTCGGCCAACATGCCGGTATCTCAACAAGATACGCAGCAACAGCAGTACAAGACGCAGATCACTGCGCAGTCCTCCGTAAGCCGCTCCGATCGCTCGGTGTTGCAGGAAGAACTGGCCACTGAAGCCGAACTGGCTCAGTTTGCCGACAACAAGCCTTATCAGCTGCCAGTCCTGGCTGACAGCATCCTTGAGCGTGGCAAATCCCTGATCGGTACCCGCTACCGTTTCGGCGGCACCTCAACCAGCACCGGTTTCGATTGCAGCGGTTTCATCGGTTACCTCTTCCGGGAGAAAGCCGGCATGAGCCTGCCGCGTTCCTCTCGCGACATGATCAATATCGATGCGCCACTGGTTAAACGCGACGACCTTGAGCCGGGCGATCTGCTGTTCTTCAGCACTGCCGGTCGCGGTCGCGTCAGCCACGCAGCCATCTACCTGGGCGACAATCAGTTCATTCACTCCAGCAGCCGTCGCAGTGGTGGTGTTCGCGTCGACAGCCTGGACGATGTGTACTGGAGCAAGACGTTCATCGAGGCCAAGCGTGCCCTGGCGATGGAATCGCCAAATATCGCGCCGCAGACAACTGCAATGACCACGACTACGCTCAAGCGCCACAAGTAA
- a CDS encoding NAD-dependent deacylase — translation MVDQALVSQVAAALRHARRILIITGAGLSADSGLPTYRGVGGLYNDKTADGLPIEMALSGPMLRRDPALCWKYIAQLAKACLGAQPNEAHYAIAELQRKKPECWVLTQNVDGYHRAAGSPPERLIEIHGQLAPVYCQSCAAQDPQWTANLDRPLPPLCSRCGGILRPSVVLFEEMLPELALETLHQEMAKGFDAVLSIGTTASFPYIHEPLFRTRVCGGFTAEINLTPTDQSPQMDAFLQCRAVHVMSELVSHI, via the coding sequence GTGGTAGATCAGGCGTTGGTGTCGCAGGTTGCAGCAGCGTTGCGACATGCCCGGCGAATTCTGATCATCACCGGCGCCGGGCTGTCTGCCGATTCCGGTTTGCCGACTTATCGTGGTGTTGGCGGCCTGTACAACGACAAGACTGCCGACGGTCTGCCGATAGAAATGGCCCTGTCCGGGCCGATGCTGCGTCGTGATCCTGCCCTGTGCTGGAAATACATCGCGCAACTGGCCAAGGCCTGCCTCGGGGCGCAGCCCAATGAAGCGCATTACGCCATCGCCGAGCTGCAACGCAAGAAGCCCGAGTGCTGGGTGCTGACGCAAAATGTCGATGGTTATCATCGCGCTGCGGGCAGCCCGCCGGAGCGTCTGATCGAGATTCATGGTCAGCTGGCACCTGTTTATTGCCAATCATGCGCTGCGCAAGACCCACAATGGACTGCCAACTTGGACCGGCCGTTGCCGCCGCTGTGCAGTCGCTGTGGTGGCATTCTGCGACCGTCCGTCGTTTTATTCGAGGAAATGCTGCCGGAGCTGGCGCTGGAAACCCTGCATCAAGAGATGGCAAAAGGCTTTGATGCGGTGTTGAGCATAGGCACCACTGCAAGCTTCCCCTACATCCATGAACCCCTGTTCAGGACAAGGGTTTGCGGCGGTTTTACGGCGGAGATTAATTTGACGCCTACCGACCAGAGTCCGCAGATGGACGCTTTTTTGCAGTGCCGGGCGGTACATGTCATGAGCGAACTGGTAAGTCACATATAG
- the hda gene encoding DnaA regulatory inactivator Hda: MKPIQLPLGVRLRDDATFINYYPGANAAALGYVERLCEADAGWTESLIYLWGKDGVGRTHLLQAACLRFEQMGEPAVYLPLAEVIDEGVELLDNLAQYELVCLDDLQAVVGKPEWEEALFHLFNRLRDSGRRLLIAASQSPRELPVKLPDLKSRLTMALVFQMRGLSDEDKLRALQLRASRRGLHLTDEVGHFILTRGTRSMSALFELLERLDQASLQAQRKLTIPFLKETLGW, from the coding sequence ATGAAACCGATTCAGCTGCCCCTCGGTGTGCGTCTGCGTGATGACGCCACCTTCATCAATTACTATCCAGGCGCCAACGCCGCCGCACTCGGCTACGTGGAGCGGCTGTGCGAAGCCGACGCAGGCTGGACCGAAAGCCTGATTTATCTCTGGGGCAAGGACGGCGTAGGACGCACGCATCTGTTGCAGGCCGCGTGCCTGCGCTTCGAACAGATGGGCGAGCCGGCGGTTTATCTGCCGCTGGCGGAAGTCATTGATGAAGGGGTCGAGCTCCTCGACAACCTCGCGCAATACGAACTGGTGTGCCTGGACGACCTGCAAGCGGTGGTCGGCAAGCCCGAGTGGGAAGAAGCCTTGTTTCACTTGTTCAACCGGCTGCGTGACAGCGGACGTCGTCTGTTGATCGCGGCGTCGCAATCGCCTCGCGAACTGCCGGTCAAACTCCCCGATCTAAAATCGCGCCTGACCATGGCTCTGGTGTTCCAGATGCGTGGCCTGTCGGACGAAGACAAACTGCGCGCCCTGCAACTGCGTGCCTCGCGACGCGGGCTGCACCTGACCGATGAGGTCGGGCATTTCATCCTGACGCGCGGCACACGCAGCATGAGCGCGTTGTTCGAGCTGCTTGAGCGCCTCGATCAGGCTTCCTTGCAGGCGCAACGCAAGCTGACCATTCCGTTTCTCAAAGAGACGCTGGGGTGGTAG
- a CDS encoding AI-2E family transporter, translated as MTDTRRWFWLGGIVLLLLFVYLLHAILTPFLVALLLAYMGDPLADRLEKAGLSRTLSVVAVFTLFTLIMLALLLILVPMLAKQLFRLYELAPQMLDWLQHTALPWAQAKFGLADGFWKFDKVKAAISEHMGQTGDIVGIVLSKATASSLALIGLITNLVLIPVVCFYLLRDWDVMMGKLRSLLPRHREGQIVKLAGECHEVLGAFIRGQLLVMVALGVIYAAGLMLVGLELGLLIGVIAGLAAIVPYMGFVIGIGAALIAGLFQFGGDLYPMMGIVAVFMVGQALEGMVLTPLLVGDRIGLHPVAVIFAILAGGELFGFTGILLALPVAAVIMVLVRHVHDLYKDSDIYGGMGDPEL; from the coding sequence ATGACTGATACACGGCGCTGGTTTTGGCTCGGCGGGATTGTCCTGCTGTTGCTGTTTGTTTACCTGTTGCACGCGATCCTGACGCCGTTTCTGGTAGCGCTGCTGCTGGCGTATATGGGCGACCCGCTGGCGGATCGCCTGGAAAAGGCCGGATTGTCGCGGACCTTGAGTGTGGTTGCGGTGTTTACCCTGTTCACCTTGATTATGCTGGCGTTGCTGCTGATCCTGGTGCCGATGCTGGCCAAGCAGTTGTTTCGTCTGTATGAGCTGGCGCCGCAAATGCTCGACTGGCTGCAGCACACGGCATTGCCGTGGGCGCAGGCCAAGTTCGGCCTTGCCGATGGTTTCTGGAAGTTCGACAAGGTCAAGGCGGCGATCTCCGAGCACATGGGCCAGACCGGCGACATCGTCGGTATCGTCCTGTCCAAGGCGACCGCGTCGAGTCTGGCGCTGATTGGCCTGATCACCAATCTGGTGCTGATCCCGGTGGTTTGCTTTTACCTGCTGCGCGACTGGGACGTGATGATGGGCAAGCTGCGCAGCCTGCTGCCGCGTCACCGCGAAGGCCAGATCGTCAAGCTGGCGGGCGAATGTCATGAAGTGCTGGGCGCATTCATCCGTGGCCAGTTGCTGGTGATGGTGGCGCTGGGCGTGATCTACGCGGCGGGGCTGATGCTGGTTGGCCTGGAACTGGGCCTGTTGATCGGCGTGATCGCCGGACTGGCGGCCATCGTGCCTTATATGGGCTTCGTGATCGGGATCGGCGCGGCATTGATTGCCGGGCTGTTCCAGTTCGGCGGCGACCTGTATCCAATGATGGGCATCGTTGCGGTGTTCATGGTCGGTCAGGCGCTGGAAGGCATGGTGCTCACGCCGCTGTTGGTGGGTGATCGCATCGGCCTGCATCCGGTGGCAGTGATTTTCGCGATCCTCGCGGGCGGCGAGCTGTTCGGTTTTACCGGCATCCTCCTCGCGCTGCCGGTGGCGGCGGTGATCATGGTTCTGGTGCGCCATGTTCATGACCTCTATAAGGACTCGGACATCTACGGCGGCATGGGCGACCCTGAGTTGTAG
- a CDS encoding DUF2066 domain-containing protein → MGLSKIFFAGCLSFICLPSFAETVNNLYQVREPVSGQTPDERTRATQAALDTLVLRLTGDTKSVQGPALAELRKNPQQIISQFGYEAGPPESLLVDFDPASTDRSLRQAGLPIWGSNRPTILGWWLNDAIDGSNLVGDGQSAAEPLRRAAQHRGLPLRLPLADLGEQGVGTAKNLEGSDATPLKEASERYGADALLAVHAKEEGGQWQGKWRLWLGEQREQGTATGATSDALADAVLLAVSQRLAPRFVVKPGAASGLSLEVQGMNLERYAQLMRLLEPFGARLKSVDGDRITYDVSANADQLRSQLSLAKLQEVPAAEVAPAPVAAAPVDGMTAAPGAAPMIVPATGPQLHFRW, encoded by the coding sequence ATGGGTCTCTCAAAAATATTCTTCGCCGGCTGCCTGTCGTTCATCTGCCTGCCGAGCTTCGCCGAAACCGTCAACAATCTTTATCAGGTGCGCGAGCCCGTCAGCGGCCAGACGCCGGATGAGCGCACCCGCGCTACCCAGGCGGCGCTGGATACGCTGGTGTTGCGCCTCACCGGCGACACCAAGTCAGTGCAAGGCCCGGCGCTGGCCGAGCTGCGCAAGAATCCGCAACAAATCATCAGCCAGTTCGGCTACGAGGCCGGTCCGCCGGAATCGCTGCTGGTGGATTTCGATCCCGCCAGCACTGACCGTTCGCTGCGCCAGGCCGGTCTGCCGATCTGGGGCAGCAATCGGCCGACCATTCTTGGCTGGTGGCTGAATGATGCAATCGATGGCTCGAATCTGGTCGGCGACGGTCAGAGCGCTGCCGAGCCGCTGCGGCGTGCGGCCCAGCATCGTGGCTTGCCGTTGCGCCTGCCGCTGGCCGATCTTGGCGAGCAAGGCGTCGGCACCGCAAAAAATCTTGAAGGCAGCGATGCGACGCCGCTCAAGGAGGCGTCCGAACGTTATGGCGCCGACGCGTTGCTGGCGGTGCACGCCAAGGAAGAAGGTGGCCAGTGGCAGGGCAAATGGCGTTTGTGGCTGGGCGAGCAACGCGAACAAGGCACCGCCACGGGCGCGACCTCCGACGCATTGGCTGATGCCGTGCTGTTGGCGGTTAGCCAGCGTCTGGCGCCGCGCTTCGTGGTCAAGCCCGGCGCTGCCAGCGGTTTGTCGCTGGAGGTGCAGGGCATGAACCTGGAGCGTTACGCACAGTTGATGCGTCTGCTTGAGCCTTTTGGCGCGCGTCTCAAATCGGTCGATGGTGATCGGATCACCTATGACGTCAGCGCCAACGCCGATCAACTGCGTTCGCAGTTGTCCCTGGCCAAGTTGCAGGAAGTGCCGGCCGCAGAGGTTGCACCAGCACCGGTAGCTGCCGCGCCAGTCGACGGTATGACCGCTGCACCGGGCGCCGCGCCGATGATCGTTCCGGCGACAGGACCACAATTGCACTTCCGCTGGTAA
- the purM gene encoding phosphoribosylformylglycinamidine cyclo-ligase: protein MSKQPSLSYKDAGVDIDAGEALVERIKSVAKRTKRPEVMGGLGGFGALCEIPAGYKQPVLVSGTDGVGTKLRLALNLNKHDTIGIDLVAMCVNDLVVCGAEPLFFLDYYATGKLNVETATQVVTGIGAGCELAGCSLVGGETAEMPGMYEGEDYDLAGFCVGVVEKADIIDGSKVAAGDALLALPSSGPHSNGYSLIRKIIEVAGADIENIQLDGKPLTELLMAPTRIYVKSLLKLIKDTGAVKAMAHITGGGLLDNIPRVLPKGAQAIVDVASWQRPAVFDWLQQQGNVAENEMHRVLNCGVGMVICVAQEHVETALNVLREAGEQPWVIGQIATAAEGAAQVELKNLKAH, encoded by the coding sequence ATGAGCAAGCAACCCTCCCTGAGCTACAAAGACGCCGGTGTAGACATCGACGCCGGCGAAGCATTGGTCGAACGCATCAAGAGCGTTGCCAAGCGCACCAAGCGCCCGGAAGTCATGGGCGGTCTGGGTGGCTTCGGCGCCCTCTGCGAAATCCCGGCTGGCTACAAGCAGCCTGTGCTGGTTTCCGGCACCGATGGCGTCGGCACCAAGCTGCGCCTGGCCTTGAACCTGAACAAGCACGACACCATCGGCATCGATCTGGTCGCCATGTGCGTCAACGACCTGGTGGTGTGCGGCGCCGAGCCATTGTTCTTCCTTGATTACTACGCGACCGGCAAGCTCAACGTCGAAACCGCTACCCAGGTAGTGACCGGCATCGGCGCTGGCTGTGAACTGGCGGGCTGCTCGCTGGTAGGCGGCGAAACCGCTGAAATGCCTGGCATGTACGAAGGCGAAGACTACGATCTGGCCGGTTTCTGTGTTGGCGTCGTAGAAAAAGCCGACATCATCGACGGTTCCAAGGTCGCTGCCGGTGATGCCCTGCTCGCCCTGCCGTCTTCCGGTCCGCACTCCAACGGTTACTCGCTGATCCGCAAGATCATCGAAGTGGCCGGCGCCGACATCGAAAACATCCAGCTCGACGGCAAGCCGCTGACCGAACTGTTGATGGCCCCAACGCGCATCTACGTCAAATCCCTGCTGAAACTGATCAAGGACACTGGCGCGGTAAAAGCCATGGCCCACATCACCGGCGGCGGTCTGCTGGACAACATCCCGCGCGTGCTGCCAAAAGGCGCACAAGCTATCGTTGACGTCGCCAGCTGGCAGCGTCCAGCGGTGTTCGACTGGTTGCAGCAGCAAGGCAACGTGGCCGAAAACGAAATGCACCGCGTGCTGAACTGCGGCGTGGGCATGGTCATCTGCGTCGCTCAAGAGCACGTTGAAACCGCGTTGAACGTACTGCGCGAAGCCGGCGAGCAGCCTTGGGTGATCGGTCAGATCGCAACCGCTGCCGAAGGCGCTGCACAAGTCGAGCTGAAAAACCTCAAGGCGCACTGA
- the purN gene encoding phosphoribosylglycinamide formyltransferase yields the protein MPATCDVVVLLSGTGGNLQAMIDSFKDGNHPVRIRAVISNRADAFGLQRARDTGIEACVLDHKAYDGREAFDAALIELIDTFQPQLVVLAGFMRILSAGFVRHYQGRLLNIHPSLLPLYKGLHTHQRVLEAGDAEHGCSVHFVTEELDGGPLVVQAVIPVESDDSAASLAQRVHAQEHQIYPLAVRWFAEGRLSLGEEGALLDGQLLAAHGHLIRT from the coding sequence ATGCCTGCGACCTGTGATGTGGTGGTGCTGCTCTCCGGCACCGGCGGCAACCTGCAAGCCATGATCGACAGCTTCAAGGACGGGAATCATCCCGTCCGCATCCGCGCGGTGATCTCCAACCGCGCCGATGCGTTCGGCCTGCAACGCGCCCGCGATACAGGCATCGAAGCCTGCGTTCTCGACCACAAGGCTTATGACGGTCGCGAGGCCTTCGACGCCGCACTGATCGAACTGATCGATACCTTCCAGCCGCAACTCGTGGTGCTGGCCGGTTTCATGCGCATCCTCAGTGCCGGATTCGTCCGGCATTATCAAGGTCGCCTGCTGAACATCCACCCTTCCCTGCTTCCTCTCTATAAAGGCTTGCACACCCATCAACGGGTGCTGGAGGCTGGCGATGCCGAGCACGGCTGCAGCGTGCACTTCGTCACTGAGGAACTCGATGGAGGACCGCTGGTCGTACAGGCAGTAATTCCGGTAGAGTCCGACGACTCTGCGGCAAGTCTGGCTCAACGCGTTCATGCCCAGGAACATCAGATTTATCCGCTGGCCGTCCGCTGGTTTGCCGAAGGCCGCTTGAGCCTTGGCGAAGAAGGTGCATTATTGGACGGTCAGTTACTCGCGGCTCATGGCCACTTGATACGAACCTAG